A portion of the Granulosicoccus antarcticus IMCC3135 genome contains these proteins:
- the prmA gene encoding 50S ribosomal protein L11 methyltransferase, with translation MTAAPEWLEITLKTSRDEVETLENWLFKSGALSVTLLDSVDDEELSHAVLEPVPGEVRLWDDITLVGLYARETLLDELHDALHLAAAMLEIAVPAFTASRLQEREWERTWMDTFKPMQFGEHFWICPTEQEAPDPSAINLRLDPGMAFGTGTHATTAQCLAWMGAETARTLRPLEGCRVIDYGCGSGVLAIAALLLGAERAWAVDIDPQALSATRDNARQNGVLDKLEVGMPELVNDLSVELVLANILFKPLMDLADTLTASVKPGGRLVVSGILREQMEPLRERYSEHFEFEPGQDQDGWALMTAIRR, from the coding sequence ATGACTGCAGCTCCTGAATGGCTTGAAATCACGCTTAAGACATCGCGTGATGAGGTTGAAACACTCGAAAACTGGCTTTTCAAATCCGGTGCCTTATCCGTGACGTTGCTGGACAGCGTGGACGATGAAGAGTTGTCGCACGCTGTTCTGGAGCCCGTGCCGGGAGAGGTGCGGCTTTGGGACGACATCACGCTAGTGGGTCTGTACGCTCGAGAAACCTTGCTGGATGAGCTGCACGATGCTTTGCATCTGGCAGCGGCCATGCTCGAGATTGCAGTGCCCGCGTTCACCGCCTCTCGATTACAGGAGCGAGAGTGGGAGCGAACCTGGATGGATACCTTCAAACCCATGCAGTTTGGCGAACACTTCTGGATATGCCCAACCGAGCAGGAAGCCCCAGATCCGAGTGCTATCAACCTGCGGCTGGATCCGGGCATGGCTTTTGGTACTGGCACACATGCAACCACTGCGCAATGTCTGGCGTGGATGGGCGCTGAAACGGCACGTACATTGCGTCCTCTGGAGGGTTGCCGTGTCATCGACTATGGTTGCGGTTCAGGTGTTCTGGCTATTGCCGCTTTGTTGCTGGGAGCGGAACGGGCCTGGGCGGTGGATATCGATCCACAGGCGTTGAGCGCTACACGAGACAATGCTCGGCAAAATGGTGTACTGGACAAGCTTGAGGTGGGTATGCCCGAGTTGGTGAATGATCTTTCCGTGGAGCTGGTGTTGGCCAATATTCTTTTCAAACCTCTGATGGATCTGGCGGATACGCTGACAGCGTCCGTGAAACCGGGTGGGCGTCTGGTGGTGTCCGGCATTCTGCGAGAGCAGATGGAACCGCTGCGTGAGCGATACAGCGAGCATTTCGAATTTGAACCCGGTCAGGATCAAGATGGCTGGGCGCTGATGACTGCAATACGTCGTTGA